DNA from Larimichthys crocea isolate SSNF chromosome XIII, L_crocea_2.0, whole genome shotgun sequence:
GGGAAGCAAGTGCTGCACGTATCTGTCCATGTGTGTTGTCATGTTACCCGTATACATATAAACCAGAGCTGCAGCTTTACGAATGATTTATCTCACTTCACTTTATCAGGAGTGTTTGGAAATAcacagatcctttacttaacGTAAGGGTACCAATACGTAGGAGTGGAAGTATttgttctgcagaaaaatgtcCCCTATGACTGAAATATCATTATATAAGACATTACTGGGTAAGCAGAAtttttgctgctgtggctgctcaAAGTTTTAACTTCTTTATGTACTGTTAGGTAGCTTCATCCACTGGTTCGCAGGCTGGGGGTTGAGCCCCGTCCAAAGAGTCACAGGATAAATCTGAGGTGGTcctgaccaagcagcaacctccgtggcaCTGAAAGTGccaaagaactgcagttcctttaaACGGCCACTTGacactggctccagaacaagtcaatctccataagcccctatggtaaaatgcccaacttcacagcagaaataaacatgcttacagcctggtataaaaaactgttttggtctctatagctaattttcctgttcatgacaactgtactgagtctgaattttcaTAGAACACACCTTGTTacttatattaaggcttaaacgttacacataattaacagtgtggctgctttaattgacaggtaggtgccgttaccGATGGCTTCTTTGAGCACCCAAGCGTCATTCGCACATATCTAGCTGGGAAGTGGAAGAGGCTGGACTACCAACATGAcgcacagattttgagcttcaaaatggcttttCTAAAAACCTATGGGTGGCAACACAgatacgccgtccattctttatactgtcagttgCCGAGCCCCTCCAAAGAGAGATAAACCTGAGGTGGTCATGACataagatgatttttttctaGTAACTACTTACTTACTAATTACTGTTTTGTCAAATGTTGGATTATTTTACTTCCTTGGGCTTCTAAGAACTCAGACATCTGAAACATAATGATTTTTAACAATAAATAgtagtttattatatttatgttaaatcttaatctgaaaagtaagtagtgactgaagctgtcagataaatgtagtgaacTAAAAGGCttcatattttcctctgaaatgagTGAGTGTGACTTGAGTATGAGAGTGTGTTAAAAGTAAACACACTGGGTTTAATTATGACCACCCTCAATCCTGGAGTCCCTGAGGGGTGCTTAAATGCTTCGCCGTAGGACATTTGTTCCCACAATCACATAGTAATTAatgagtgtgttggtgtgtatgtgaAAGCTCTCCAACATGAGTTGATTTGCCTGTCTGTTTATCGATTTGTAGGACCACAGTGTGTAATGTTGAGGGCAGCGCACTGAAAGCAGTGGATGTGAGAACAGAAAATGCCACAGAGGACGCTGCACACTTGGACGCCTTCTGTATCAAAGACAGAGGTCagtacaacaaacaaacacagatatatGCACTCATACTTTATAAATCTGCTCATAAAGATCGATGTTGTGATTCAGGATATGAATGGATGAGCTTTGTGAGTatttgtgtgcgtatgtgtgtagTCTTATATCCTGACATATTTACTGAGGTGTGAAAGAGGCTGTGTTCCTGCACTCCTTCCACCTACACCACCACTTTCAACACCCTCCTGTGTTTTTGCTCACTACTTCTACTCATTTCTGTCATTATATACCAATATTGCTGCCTTCTCATAAATATGAGCGCGTGATGTGTATGTGACGATATAACAATCCATGAATGTATGTAAGCCCTGACGGAGCTGAAGCGAAATTCCACACACCTATTCCACTGGCACGGATCCACGGAGAGGGGAGGGGGCCGGTCGGTGGTTGGTTTTGGATCAGACTATTTCTGGACAGCATCCAGAAGAGATCTCTAGTCCTTCCTCATAAACAGTAGAGCTACTGTGGATGTTTATATACTACACACCCTGAGGCTGGAACAAACactctgctgtggaaaaaaatgaacagtaCAGATCCACTTAAAGCGATGACACAGCTTCACAGTCAGGCCTGTGGTTGTGGCTACCATTATGGTTATGACAGGAAGTTTGGAAGTATGAGGTGCTCCATTATCATTATTGTAAATTACATCAATTGTATTGGCAAAATATTATgaatatgtttatattataataatgtattataaaataccactcatttttgttttgttttgctatAGTTTTACgatctttaaatgtgtttttgtactcTAGACACTGGTTTGAAATCAtcttaaaatattgaaaatcTATCTTAATAgactaataaactaataaaatttAATCGTATCACAAGGTCTTTGGAGTTTGCCCAGCTGTCATTATAATGTAGATCAAGATAATAAACAGTATAATAATTTATCATATAGGCAGCTGCAAATCACGACTTCAAGATTCAAATCAGGCATTGAACTGATACAGTTGTCTGCATGGAAGGAACGACAATGCATCCAAAGATTTGTTTTGGAAACAGGTTGGAAAGTAATGTAAAGGACAGTGATTTATAGGAgttgtagtaaaaaaaaaaaaaagtatatttacaGTAATGCTACTATAAATTTAAATAGCTTTTAATAATTATTGGAACTTCATTCTAGAAAGAAAATCACCtgatatttattgtttaatgttACAAAAAGGTAAATAGAGACTGAATAAGATAACTGAAAACGCACTTTAGGGTCAACCAGCatgttattttttgttaaaCAAACTGTGTTGCCTTGGTATAATTCCCATAAAAAATTAGACCAGACAATACGTAACCTTTATCTAATCCCAGTGGGATTGTTAGCCTTTGTGTTTGCCAAaattacagacacattttctgGAAATGCCTCCTGTCCCTTGACTCATTCTTATCTCTTTCCATTCATAAATGAGATATTGGTGCTGTGAAGctggataataataatgagtCACGTTTCATCAATCACAACTTGGACATTAAATAGGGATTGCATCATCTTTATCTAATAGTTTAACAATTCAAAGCATTTCTGTTCTACTTTGTAGGTTgaatggggtttttttttctgtgtttgttgctgaCAGGTGTGCCGTGTGGTGACCCTCCATCCTTTCCCAATGCCCGTCTACAGGAGCACTCTGGGTATGAGATGGGAGATGAGCTGCTGTATACATGTGTGCCAGGTTATGTAATGCCCAGTGGGCACAGTGCCTTCAGCCTGCTGTGTGACAGCTGTGGGGAGTGGTATGGACTGGTGGAGATATGTGTTAAAGGTAAGAAGGTCTTTAAATTGTGTAAGTTAGAGAGGCAGAAACAAGCTTTGACCTCTTCAAAGGTTTAAAGCTTTGACCCAGACAGGAGACCACACTAAGGTCACCCTCCTGCTTGTTAGCTCCCATTGTTGTTAGGTGGCCGGTGCTTGATTCCTGGCTTTTGGAAAACAGAGTCTCAGTTGTGAGTTGAGATGAAAATGGCTGCTATGACACCTCAGTGTGACATGCCATAGTGTGGCCCTGTTCATAGCAGAGGGAGAAGGGGCAAGAGCTGTCTGTGAATGCAGAATGCCAGGCCTGTGTCCATGGTTAGAGTTTGAGTTGAGTCCAAAGTAACAGCATCTCTAAAAATTCATTGTGACCAGTAGGCTACAGAAAGTCATTGTTCCTGACTAGAAAATAATGAGCTTTGTAGGTGCTGGTAGGCTGATTTCTTTTACATTTGGATAGAGCAAGTCTAGCTGTGGCCcagtgtttccagtctttacaataagctaagctaactggccaTAGGTTTATACTGAACTGAGATATACAAGAGTGGTATacatcttctcatctgactcttGAGAAGAAAGCAAATACTCATATCTTCCGAAGTGTCAAATTATTACTATAAGGGGTCCAAAATGTTTGGGAACCACATCTCTAAATTACGTACACATTGTCATAATCTAAAATCTGTGTATAAATTGTCAAATACCTCTTTGAGTTGAGTTGTATGTCATGAATGTATCAAGTAAAAATGtccttgttgtgtttctgcagaTGAGACTGAAAGCCACATAGACTATGAGGACAAGTTCACAGATTCTTTTGGAGAGGCAGAACGCCACAGTGAAAGACCAGAGGAGGCTCATGGTGAGATTTACGAGGAGGTACACAGACCTGCTTACCCAGAGCGGACCATGAGTCAGGAGCAGCAAGAGACAAGCTTCAGTGTTGAAGGTGAAGAGGAGCACCAAGATCAACATAGGGAGCCTGATGTGGCAGGAGAGCTGATTGTTAGAAAAGCTGTAGAAGGAGAATCAAAAGAGGAGGAACGGGCTGTTGAGGACTCTGTAGGCCATGCAAGGTGGGAGcaggaaaggagggaggtggTCACGACTGTTGCAGTGGCAGCCACAGAAGCACcagtctctcttctctcccagAAACACCTCTTCTGGTTCCCCTCCTTCCAGGATGAAGGACATCCTGTGTCCACCAATCCAGCTACACAGACTACACAGAGGGCCTCAGGCGCTCAATCAGAAGAGAGTAAAGAGCAGGAGAGCCAAGAAACACATCACCACCAGCGCCCAGTTGATGTTGACGATCATGAAAGCTATGATGATCATGACACAGATGACCAAGATGATCGCATTGACAGCAACCATGATGACCTGGATGCCCATGACGACAGCCACCCCGATGACCAAGATGACCATGAAAGTCACCAGGACGAGGAAGAACATGACGACGACCGTGTGAAACATTACATTCCAGCTCAGCATGATGATCTGGATAGACGAGACCGCTACAAAAGTCGCGAAGATCATGATGACCATTATGACATGGGTGAACACGAAGACGACCGTGATCGCATTCGCTACGGCAGCCAGGAGTACGATGATCGAGATGATACTTACGATGAACATGAAAGCTATGAAGAGCATGAAGATGTGACCGATGATCATAGTGACAATGATCAGGAAGAACGTCCTGATGGCTCTCCGGAACATCCAGACCGTGATGACCATGATGACCATGATGACCATGATGATGGCGAGGAGCATTATGACCTAATGGAGGATGATAAGGACCATAATGATCATGATGATCATGAACCCGATGACCATGACCACTATGATGATCATGATAGCTATGAAGATGTTAATGGCGGTCAGCACGTCATCTATTCTCTAGCAACAGATGATCGTCAGAACATCACTCAGAAAGGAGAAGCAGGAAAGGCCACCACAGATGAGACCTGGCTGGATGGCTACCCTGTTGTTCCAGAGAAAGAACAAAATGGTGACTCCACAACGGAAAGGGTAAAACCAGCAGATAGAGAAAGGGGGACAGCTGTCAGGACAACAGACAGACCCAATGAGGTGGAAATTCGTAGACCTGTCCCTTACACCAGCTTACCAGAGGTGCCCGAGTCTCCTACCACAGAGCCTTTCTTAGAGCAAGGGGGAGTGGAGGAGAAGTGGCCTGCCTTCATCCCCACTGCTGCTCCCTTTCCTGATCACTCAGAGCCCTCAGACTCCCCCTCATACTCCTTGGACTATGACACACAACAGGCAGCTCCCACCGACTCCTGGCTTGGTGAACTCACTGAGCACCCCTTCCTCGATCACCACCCAGCTCCACCAGTACACGACGATGACATTGTAATGGAGGAGCATACTGTGTACAATCTGCCTGGAGAGACCGGCGAGAGGGgcgagatggagggagagattGGGGAGACGATTTGTACAGGTGAGAACTGCCCTCCTCCAAGCTCCTCAAACCGAGGTCCCACAGTGGCAGCCATAATTgcggtggtgtgtgtggtcGCTGCGGCAGTCATCGTCGGGGTGTGGTGTTATCGACGGCAGCAGCAGAAGAGCTCAATGTACGAGATGAACGGGAAGGGCCAAAGTCAGACCAGACAGGGCCAACAGATAGAGATGCAGCAAAAAGTGTAAGAGTGAGGAACGAGGGACACTGATGGAGACATTTAGGAGGGATAGGAAGATTCAGATGAATTTGAGAGGAACATGCAGCCCCTCATCTTGCTAGAAAATAGCAATAGTTAAAGATTTTGGGTGGGTATGAACAGATTTGGGGAGAAATGGTAAAACAGTAAGAACTGATGCTTAACATGACACCTGAGTGAAACATGATGGTAGCAGTTTTTCTTCACCCACTCATTGATTTTAACATATATTACTCATCTTTGTTATACCCACCCATCATTTTCAAAGTCTGAAAATCTAGCTGGTCTGGTGAGGGGGCTGTGTCTGGACTGGACTCCAGGAACTAAAAAAGGAGGTTATAGGGAAATGACCATGTAGGAAAACCACAAGAAGGCATGCCTGCTCGCCTGAACATATGAACTGAGACTTCAACCTCCAAAGCTCTTGGACATTGTGGTAAAGATTCTCTGTGTTACcttgctgttatttttgttgaCTTGTCTTATTGTTGATTTTGCTGTATTGTTTTtgattttcaaactttttttttatttgtcttgtcttatcGTGATGATGAAAAAACTGTATTCCACTTGTTATTCTACGACAAGAGGGCTAAAGTTCAGAATACTTCAGCTCATCGCAACAGGTTTGGGCTGGTAGTCCCAAATGAACGACCAGGCTTCTGTCAAACCAGcatgaaaggaaaaaatgaTGATCATGATTATAACAGAGGAGAGTCGAATGAGCATTATGCATGGAAAGgtgtgagagagaaggatgacAGGTGAAACATTTTGAGATCTTCCTGCCTCTGTTGGTTTTGACGGGCGGCTGGTGAGAGATGTCCGTCCAGACTGCATACTCAGcccctgtgtatgtgtgtgtgtgtgtttgtgtgtgtttacgtgtgtctgtgcgtgtctCAGGTCTGTGTAATCCACCAGTCAGCAGTGCGCTGTGTTTGCTGACGGCATTCAGACCAACAAGAGATCAAACATTGTGgttgctgccatggcaacagagagAAACTTAAGTCACAACCCCCAGTTATAGTTTTAATTTAAGGATTAGAAATAGTTTGATGGTTTAGGGTGTTTAGATTAGTAAATTATGACTTTGGATTAAAGAATTAGGGCTGGACCACATGCCCAAAAATGTATGATAAATTGTTACATTTAGCTCTGTAATGATAAATGTAATATGACATATTTTTCAGTAAATCCGTGGATTGTATTTCCTtatatttcctttcctttacTTGTTAAGAATTGTTAATTTAATGTCAGTGGTTGTTGTAGTTCttctaattttaaatatttgggaCTATTTGCCCATTAAAAAACTGCAATATGAGTAAGTTTAGCTTGGTTAAGAGTTCATAATGTCTGTAAAAATTGGTTTATGTTCAGTcttaattacaaaaataagGACATTACAATGTACTATATCTCTGTATGATTCTGTGATATTTATACTCTTAACGTTTCTGTACTGTCCAAAATACTtgcaaatacaaaataaaaaagcccaaatgtaaatgaatacaTTCAGCCATAAGagggtttaaagtttataatTCTGTTCATGTACAGAGACTACAAAAATGTCAACTAATGTGGGTGGTGGATTGTAGACGAGGCACTTCATGGTGTCATAAGTCATAGACAatgatttaattgatttatttcaaatttcTAATCACCACTTTTTAATTTCCATATTGTGATGTCTAAACGCGAATCAACACTAATGTCATAATGTGGTGAGGGCATGGGGAATAAAGTACCTGTTGTCCATGTGTTTCTGTAAATATGAACTGTAATGACTTGCTGTATATACGGTACTGTAGCATTACTGGTGGTGTGTTTCTTCACCAAGACAGAAAAGTTGACAGTAGACATTACCTCTTCATGTCTTACACAAGGTCAGCTCATCCACACAAGATCTACACTACTGCCGTTCACTTCACCTACTATTAGACACTGTTGTTTAAACACAATACTGGCAATAGCATAAACAAAGACCACACTGTCAACTATCAAACAATAACCTGTCATACACACCAGGTTTGAGCAAAATCATGACAAATTTAACTATTTTGACTCATTCACATGATGCTAATATTTCCTCTTCATCTCAAAGAGCctgatgtgtgtgatgtcaggatgaaatgtgtactgtatgtgttctcTACGTCACAATAAACTCTTAAACATGTGGTTTTAActctttgatttttgtttttatttccgtCAAGGTCAATCTGACACATTCACTGACTAGTCCATTATTAAGGTGTGACTTTAACCTGTGACCTTTCTCCTCACAATCATCCCTTTATCTTCTACCAACCATCATCCcccatttttttgttgtaatatgttccaaaaatgtttaaaaagaacaaGTGTACAGATAACAGATAAGACATTCGCAAGGGAGAAATAGAAGTAATAAAAGAGACATAAATACAGGCAGGAGAGGAATGAGAACGCAGTCAGAGACACACTGTAATACAGCGAGAATGTTCCTCAGTGGGTTTTTAACATCACTGTGTGACAAACTGCACAGAGACTCAAtgttcaaactttattaaacaactcagtgttttctctggatgtctctctgctcagcacAGCCCGGGTTTCGTCTAAAGGGCACTGCTTTGCTTGTTCACCCTTTCAGCTCTCTAtctacttctttctcttctgccGTCCTCTTTTTGTTGGAACAAAAAATTAAT
Protein-coding regions in this window:
- the susd5 gene encoding sushi domain-containing protein 5; protein product: MLDRCNHLFLLFGCLACLVVTSVVNGDGRVFVLDLRNSSGLQGFRDAERACASRHARLASSAELRHAVVECFFSQCTRGWLYGGTVGTTVCNVEGSALKAVDVRTENATEDAAHLDAFCIKDRGVPCGDPPSFPNARLQEHSGYEMGDELLYTCVPGYVMPSGHSAFSLLCDSCGEWYGLVEICVKDETESHIDYEDKFTDSFGEAERHSERPEEAHGEIYEEVHRPAYPERTMSQEQQETSFSVEGEEEHQDQHREPDVAGELIVRKAVEGESKEEERAVEDSVGHARWEQERREVVTTVAVAATEAPVSLLSQKHLFWFPSFQDEGHPVSTNPATQTTQRASGAQSEESKEQESQETHHHQRPVDVDDHESYDDHDTDDQDDRIDSNHDDLDAHDDSHPDDQDDHESHQDEEEHDDDRVKHYIPAQHDDLDRRDRYKSREDHDDHYDMGEHEDDRDRIRYGSQEYDDRDDTYDEHESYEEHEDVTDDHSDNDQEERPDGSPEHPDRDDHDDHDDHDDGEEHYDLMEDDKDHNDHDDHEPDDHDHYDDHDSYEDVNGGQHVIYSLATDDRQNITQKGEAGKATTDETWLDGYPVVPEKEQNGDSTTERVKPADRERGTAVRTTDRPNEVEIRRPVPYTSLPEVPESPTTEPFLEQGGVEEKWPAFIPTAAPFPDHSEPSDSPSYSLDYDTQQAAPTDSWLGELTEHPFLDHHPAPPVHDDDIVMEEHTVYNLPGETGERGEMEGEIGETICTGENCPPPSSSNRGPTVAAIIAVVCVVAAAVIVGVWCYRRQQQKSSMYEMNGKGQSQTRQGQQIEMQQKV